The genomic window GGGCGATCCGCGCTTGATCGCCGCATGGGAGGGCGGGTGGAACGACGACGCGCACTTCCGTCGTCGCCTGCGGTTGATCAATCTGCTGTGGGGGCTCGGGTTCATTGCCTCGGCGGTGACCAGGGTGGTCATCATCTACAGCACGCCGCTGGATATCGCGGTATTCGCCGGGCAGCTGCCCACCCTGGTCACGCTGCCGGTGCTGATCTTCACGACCGTGCGGTTGGCCGGGCCGTTGCGTGCTGCGCTGCGCCGTGCCATCGCCGACAAGCCAACCGAGCCCCTGCTGGTGCTCGAATCACCAGTCCGGCCAATAGGTTTCGAGCGCACATCGATCGCGGCGGAGCGGGACTCCGCTGTCGACGCCTGAACGGGGGAGTGCCGCATATGCGCGTCATCGTCACCACCTGGGCGTGGCAGTCCCACCTCACCCCGCTGGTGCAACTCTGCTGGGGCCTGCGTACGAGCGGTCACGAGGTGGTGGTGGCCAGTTCGGCCGAACTGGTGCCCGCGATCCGGGCGACCGGGCTGACCGCCGTCGCCGTCGGCGAGGAGGTGGATCTGAGCGCGCAGGCCGGTAAGTACTTCAGCTGGCTGGTGGAACAGCCGGAACCGGTGCGCTGGAGCGATATCCAGCACTGGGGCGCGGGCAATGTCGCGACCTACCGGGTGATCGCGCAGCGATCGGTCGGCCCGCTGCTCGACTTCGCGCGCCGCTGGCGACCGGATCTGATCGTGTTCGACCCGACCACCTACGCGGGCCCACTCGTCGCGGCGGTGCTCGGCATTCCAGCGGTCCGCCACCTCTGGGGTATCGACTACACCTATCGGACAAGGGAATTCGAGCCGCTCGCGCTGCGCGAGCTGTGCGCGGAACTCGGCTTGGACGGCGTCGAGACGCTGGGCACGGTCACCGTCGACCCGTGTCCGGCCTCCTTGCAGTTCGACACCGGCGTGGACACCTTGCCGATCCGCTTCGCCCCCTACAACGGCCCGGCGGCGGCCGCCGATGTCGGGTTGCCGCCGCCGCGGCGGCCACGGATCTGCGTCTTGGGCAGCAGTGCGGTCGAACAACTTGCCGGACGCGCCATCCCGTTCGCGGAGCACGTGCTGGCCGGACTGGCGGGGCTCGACGTGGAGGTGGTGGCGCTGATGAATCCAGGCGCCGCCCCGAGCTTCGCCGAGGGCGAGTCGGTGACCTTCCTGGGCCCGACGCCATTGCATCTGCTGCTGGCTGACTGCGCTTTGGTCATCCACCAGGGCGGTGGCGGAGCGCTGATGACGGCGCTGTTCTACGGTCTGCCGCAATTGCTCACGCCGCTGTTCACCGATCACGTGGCCAATGCCGAACAGCTCGCCGAGGCGGGCGCGTGCCGCTGGTTGTTCGGCGGCACACTCGAGCCGGACGCGGTACGTACGGAGGTACGGCAGTTGTTGGCGGACGCCGAGTTTCGCGTTCACGCGGAGCGACTGCGCGACGAGATGCGGGCACAACCGCCGGTCGGCCAAGTGGTCGGCGCGCTGGCGGACCTGGCCGGAGCACGGTGATGGCACGCATCGTCTTCACCACCCAGCCCGCCAGTGGACACCTGCGTCCGCTGGTGCCGATCGCCAGGGCGGCGCGCGTGCGCGGCCACGAGGTGGCCGTGCTCGCACCCCAGCCCCAGGCAGCGGAGATCGCCGCGTACGGGCTGCCGCATCTGGTCGGTGGTTACGACTGGCGCGCCGAGGTGGCGAGCTGGCTGCCTGCGAATCTGCGCGAACTGGACTTTCTCGCCGCCGCCGAGGTGTTCCGGGTGCTCGGGCGCAGGATGTCGAAGGGCTTTGCCGGTCACATGGGGCAGGCCACCTGTGCGGATCTGCTGGAGATCGCCGAGGACTGGCGACCGGACCTGGTCATTCGCGAACTGGATGAACTCGGCGGCTACCTGGCGGCGGAAGTGCTTGGCATACCTCATGTTTCGATCGCGTCGTTCGGCGGTGTCGAAGCGATGGCAGGTGCCGAAATCGCGGTACGGCTGGCGGAAGGCAGGGCGCGGTTCGGCCTGCCCCCCGACCCGGCCGGCGCGCGGCTCTACCACTATCTGCACGCCAATTTCCTGCCACCGCAATACTCGGCGGCGGAGATGATCCTGCCGAACACCCGGTGCTACCGCCACCCGAACGCCGGTTTCCAGAGCGACCGGCTGCCGGACTGGTTGGCCGAACTCGACCTTGCGCGCCCCTTCGTCTTCGCCGGTTTCGGCACTGTCGTCTACGGATTGCCCGGTGCGGATGGATTCGTGCGCACGGTGATCGAGGCACTGGGTCGGGTCGACTGCACCGCGGTGCTCGCGGTCGGCGCGGACGGCAGCACCGATGCCTACGGCGAACTGCCGCCCAACGTCCGGCTGGTCGACTTCGTTGATCAGCCGCTGATGCTGGAGGGGGCCGACCTGTTCGTCACCCACGGCGGGTTGAACAGTATGAAAGAGGCCATGCGGCTCGGGGTGCCGATGGTCAATATCCCGGTGCTCGACGACCATCGGCACAATGCCGCACAGGCCGAGGCCACCGGCACCACGACTGTTGTTCCATTGGAACAGGTTTCGGCCGACACCGTGGCGCGGGCCTGCGCTCGGACGTTGACCGAGCCGGACTTCCGCCGCTCGGCCCGCAGGCTGCAACGCCGGATCCATGCCCTGCCCGGGGTGGATGTGCTGCTCGACGATCTGGAGGCACTGCTGTGACGGGTAAGTGGAGCGGGGCCGAACTCGCGATCTTCGGCGGCAGACCGGCATTCGACACCCCCGTGATCTTCGGCAGACCCAATATCGGCAATCGGGCCGTGCTGTTCGACCGGCTCGACCGGATGCTGGACGCGAAATGGCTGTCCAACGGCGGCGAATTGAGCCGCGAATTCGAACGCCGGGTCGCCGAGACAGCGGGCACTCGCTACTGCGTGGCGACCTGCAACGCCACCTCCGCTCTCCAACTGGCCCTGCGGGCAGCCGGGCTGCGCGGCGAAATCATCGTTCCCGCCTTCACTTTCGCCGCGACCGCGCACGCGGCGGCCTGGCTCGGCTTGAAACCGGTGTTCTGCGATGTCGATCCGCTGACCGGCAGCGCCGATCCGCGCAGTGTCGAACAGGCCATCACCGCGCGCACGACCGGCATTCTCGGCGTACACATCTGGGGTAGGCCGCGCGCGCTGGAGGCCATGCAGGAGTTGGCCGACCGGTTCGGTCTTGCCCTGATCTATGACTCGGCGCACGCGTTCGGCTGCGGTTACGCGGGTCGGCCGATCGGCGGGTTCGGCACGGCCGAGGTGTTCAGCTTCCACTCCACCAAATTCGTGAATACCTTCGAGGGCGGTGCCCTGGTCACCAATGATCCGGAGATCGCCGAAACCGCCGCGCGGCTACGAAATTTCGGGATTTCGGGCGGCGATGACATCGCGGAGGTCGGCACCAACGCGAAGATGAGCGAGGCCGCCGCCGCCATGGGACTGACCTCGCTGGACTCGATGGACTACTTCGTGGCGCGCAATCGGGAGAACTATCACCGGTATCGGCAGGGCATGAGCGGCATCGCGGGGCTCTCCCTGCTCGACATCGACGAATCCGAACGCAGCAACTACCAGTACGCGGTCGTGGATTGCGATATCGATCGGATCGGATTGTCCCGCGATGATCTGCTCGCCGTGCTCACCGCCGAAAATGTCTATACCAGAAGATATTTCTATCCGGGCTGCCATCGGATGGCGCCCTATCAGACCGACCGCGCCTTCCCCGGCACCGATCGGGTCGCCCGCGACACCTTCGTCCTGCCGACCGGAGTGGATCTCGAACCCCGCCAGATCGACCGCATCTGCGGCCTGCTCGGCGTCATCGCCCACAACGGTCACGCCATCCGCGACGCCCTGGCACGGACCCGCCGAGCGGCGTGACGAGGCCGATCAGCGGGTCAGCAGGATGTCGCGCAAACGATGGAGCGTCGGCTGAGTGACGCGTAGTCCGTCGCTGAGGTAGTTCTCGAAGCTCTGGTACGAGACGCGAATCTGGTCGAAGGCCGCGTCCAGGTATTGCGTACGCGCGACCGTGCTGCCGTATGCCTCGTTGGACAGCAGGAATTCGGCGTCCACATCGTGGCGGGCGACACCGAGCAGGGTCATCAGGGTGGCCGTCGTCCAGCCGGTGACGTAAGTGCCGGAGTTGCAGTGGTAGAGATAGCCCGCTCGCCCGCTCTCCGACAGCGTGTTCAGTACATGGCCGAACGCCGCTCGGTTCGACGCGGAGGTCACGTAACCGCGGAACTCGGCGATGG from Nocardia iowensis includes these protein-coding regions:
- a CDS encoding nucleotide disphospho-sugar-binding domain-containing protein, which produces MRVIVTTWAWQSHLTPLVQLCWGLRTSGHEVVVASSAELVPAIRATGLTAVAVGEEVDLSAQAGKYFSWLVEQPEPVRWSDIQHWGAGNVATYRVIAQRSVGPLLDFARRWRPDLIVFDPTTYAGPLVAAVLGIPAVRHLWGIDYTYRTREFEPLALRELCAELGLDGVETLGTVTVDPCPASLQFDTGVDTLPIRFAPYNGPAAAADVGLPPPRRPRICVLGSSAVEQLAGRAIPFAEHVLAGLAGLDVEVVALMNPGAAPSFAEGESVTFLGPTPLHLLLADCALVIHQGGGGALMTALFYGLPQLLTPLFTDHVANAEQLAEAGACRWLFGGTLEPDAVRTEVRQLLADAEFRVHAERLRDEMRAQPPVGQVVGALADLAGAR
- a CDS encoding glycosyltransferase, which produces MARIVFTTQPASGHLRPLVPIARAARVRGHEVAVLAPQPQAAEIAAYGLPHLVGGYDWRAEVASWLPANLRELDFLAAAEVFRVLGRRMSKGFAGHMGQATCADLLEIAEDWRPDLVIRELDELGGYLAAEVLGIPHVSIASFGGVEAMAGAEIAVRLAEGRARFGLPPDPAGARLYHYLHANFLPPQYSAAEMILPNTRCYRHPNAGFQSDRLPDWLAELDLARPFVFAGFGTVVYGLPGADGFVRTVIEALGRVDCTAVLAVGADGSTDAYGELPPNVRLVDFVDQPLMLEGADLFVTHGGLNSMKEAMRLGVPMVNIPVLDDHRHNAAQAEATGTTTVVPLEQVSADTVARACARTLTEPDFRRSARRLQRRIHALPGVDVLLDDLEALL
- a CDS encoding DegT/DnrJ/EryC1/StrS family aminotransferase — encoded protein: MTGKWSGAELAIFGGRPAFDTPVIFGRPNIGNRAVLFDRLDRMLDAKWLSNGGELSREFERRVAETAGTRYCVATCNATSALQLALRAAGLRGEIIVPAFTFAATAHAAAWLGLKPVFCDVDPLTGSADPRSVEQAITARTTGILGVHIWGRPRALEAMQELADRFGLALIYDSAHAFGCGYAGRPIGGFGTAEVFSFHSTKFVNTFEGGALVTNDPEIAETAARLRNFGISGGDDIAEVGTNAKMSEAAAAMGLTSLDSMDYFVARNRENYHRYRQGMSGIAGLSLLDIDESERSNYQYAVVDCDIDRIGLSRDDLLAVLTAENVYTRRYFYPGCHRMAPYQTDRAFPGTDRVARDTFVLPTGVDLEPRQIDRICGLLGVIAHNGHAIRDALARTRRAA